The Campylobacter concisus sequence TCGTAAAAGAGCTAGCAAATAAAACAATGGACTTAATTAGCTCAAATTTCCGCTCAACCGTCGGCGTAAACACAGCTATACTAAGTGCAGCGACACTTGGCATGTTAAATCCAATAGCAACTGCCATGCTTCATAATGGTACAACGATTTGGCTTTTATTAAATTCAATGAAGGGCGTAAAATTCAAATCAAAATAAATTTGAAAGGGTAGATGGTGCTTGATAGTTTCTTAAATTTTTTAAACGGTAAAATGGACGTAGCCAACGACTTTTTATATGGATATTTTTTAGTCATTATTCTTGTGGCTACGGGAATTTATTTTAGTTATTTGACTCGTTTTGTGCAGTTTAGGATGTTTTTTGAGGCTTGCAGAGTCTTAGTAGAAAAAAAAGACAAGTACAATAAGCACCATTTAACGCCATTTCAAGCACTTATGATCTCGACTGCTTCGCGCGTTGGAATAGGCAATATCGCTGGAATTTCAGCTGCTATCGCCGCAGGCGGTCCTGGTGCTCTTTTTTGGATGTGTTTGATGGCTTTTTTAGGATCAGCTTCGGCTTTTATAGAGAGCACACTTGCACAAATTTATAAGACAAAAGATGTTTTTGGGTTTAAAGGCGGTCCAGCTTATTACATCAAAAATGGCCTTGGCATAAAATGGCTGGCTTCGCTTTTTGCAGTAATCCTCATCATCACCTACGCATACGGCTTTAACGGCCTTCAAAGCTACACCATGACATCAGCCTTTGAAATTTACTACGACAAAGCTGGTAGCAATGTGAGCTTTGCACAAAGCGGTCTACCTGTTGGCATCGGCCTTATACTTACGGCATTTGCAGCGGTAATGTTTTTTAGTAAAAGTCACATCATCGGCAAAGTAAGCTCATACATCGTGCCTTTTATGGCACTTGCCTATATCTCATTAGCACTTATTGCTATCGTTTTAAATTTCAAAGAAATTCCTGATGTTATCAAGATGATCTTGGAAAATGCTTTTGATTTTAAAGCCATATTTGGCGGATTTGCCGGTAGCGTGATCGTAATAGGTATCAAAAGAGGCCTTTTCTCAAACGAAGCTGGCATGGGCTCAGCTCCAAACGCAGCAGCCGCAGCACATACTAGCCACCCAGTAAAACAAGGCCTAGTTCAAGCAATGGCAGTCTTTATAGACATGGCTATATGTATCGCTTCTGGTATGATCGTGCTATTTTCACAGGCATATCTTACGAAGCAAACTGGCTCAAGTGGCGAGGTGCTAACAGCACTTCCTCTCGTTCAAGCTGCAATGAAAGAGTATTTTGGTGAATTTGGAGTTCATTTTACCACTCTTGCAGTCGTACTTTTTGCCATCACTTCGCTTATTGGCAACTACTACTACGCTCAGGCAAATATGAAATTTTTAACCAAAAACCACAAGCTTACGTTGCTATTTAAGATAACGGCTGTCGTTATGATATTTATTGGTGCTCAAATGAATTTAAAGCTCGCTTGGAATATCGCTGATATCACAATGGCTGCAATGGCAACTATTAATATTATCGCTATATTCTTACTTTCAAAAGTAGTGATAATAGCAGTCAAAGACTACGAAGCTCAAAGAAAAGCTGGGATAAATCCAGAATTTGACCCAGAAAGTCTTGGCATCAAAAATACAAGTTGCTGGAATAAAAACTAAATGGAGAAGAATTTGAAAAACGATACAAAAATAAGTGGCAAACTACTTGACATAAATACTCACAGAAAGGTAGCAAAGGTCGGTATGGGCGTTACTTTAGCGACAGTTTGCTTAACGGCACTTTGCATGAATGGCAGAGGTATGAAAAAATTACACACAGTTTCAGGCATTGCATTTACTTGCTTTGCTCTTTATCATGCTGGGCTTTATGACAATGGAATCTTTAAAAAAATGATAATAAAAGCAAAAAATGAGGCAAAAAAGGCATAAAATGATACTTAGCGACGCAGAAATTCTAAGCTATATAAACGAAGATATACCTTACTTTGATCTTACTACGTCGCTTCAAAATATCGATAAAAAAGCCTTACTTGAAATTTATTCACGTGATGAAATTTGTGCTAGCTGCGTTGATGTAGCCGCAAGTGTTGCAAGGCTACTTGGGTGCGAGAGTAAAATTTTTGTGCAAAATTCTCAAATCTGCAAAGCTGGCGATGTGATCATAAAAATTTATGGAAACTATGAAAATGTGCATAAAGCTTGGAAGTTAGCTCAAGTCGTACTAGAATATGCCAGCGCCATCGCAACTTATACAAACAAAATGGTAAATGCCACAAAGTGCGTCAATGAAAAATGTGAAATTTTAGCAACCAGAAAGAGCTTTCCATTTGCTAAGAAATTTTGCGTAAAAGCCGTACTTGAAGGCGGTGGTGGCATCCATAGGCTTGGGCTTAGCGATAGTATTTTATTTTTTAAAAACCACATGAAAGCCTACGGTAGCTTTGATAAATTTTTATCGCATTTGCCAGAGTTTAAAGCAAAAATGGCTGAGCGAAAAGTATGCATTGAAGCTGAAAATTTAGACGAAGTAAGCAAGCTTTTAAAAGCAAATTGCGACGTCGTGCAGTGCGATAAATTTAGTCCAGAGCTCATCGAAAATGTACTCTCTTTAAGAGATGAGATTTCGCCAAATACCATTATCCTAGCAGCCGGTGGTATAAATTTATCAAATGCAAAAGATTACGCAAATGCCGATGCGATAGTAACATCAGCGATGTATTCAAAAGGCGTTGCTGATATCAGCACCAGACTTGAGATTTTGTAAATTTTTACAACGACGATACAGCAAAACATCTATCAAAGTTAAAAATTTACAGAAAATGCATTTTGGCTCTGGAATTTGAACGATACGCAACAAAAAATTAACATTTTTTATTTCAAATTTATCTCATAGCTACAAGCAAAAATACAAACTAATAAAGTTAAATTTTCTAATTTGTTTTCTCTAAAAAACAAGGACACTCATATCTTGCTTTACACCACGTGCATAAATTCAATTAAATTTTAAAATTTACAAACAAGTATATCACGCTTTTAAATTCAGTAACAAACGATAACGAGTGAGTAAAATTTAGAATTTGCCTAGAAATTTTCAAATTCCAGGCAAATTTCACTCAAATTTACTCTCTAACGACGTGTAAAAACTGCATGTGTTTGCGGTATTGCTCGATGACGTCGTTTATCAGCGTGGCCTCGCTCCAGCCAAGCACGTCATAGTCCTGACCGCCCTCTTTTAGATAGACCTCAGCTCTATAGTAAAGATCATCGCCGTCAAGCTCTCTGGTGTAGTCTGGGCTCTGACTTTTGGTGAGATAGACGCCATATCTAAAATCCATCTCATCGCCAAGCCCAACGTTTAAATTTACAAAATTTTCGCCATTTGTGACCTTTGCTTCAAGGCCGTTTTTGGCAAATTCCTCTTTTAGCTCATTAAACGCTTTTAGCACGACTTCGTTTAAAAATTTCTTGCCATCTTTCTTGCCTGGAAGCGTGATAATCGCACTTAGGCGCTCTTGCCACGGCTTTGAAAGATCACTAAGAGGCATATTACTAAAGTTATTTGTCTCTTTTTTGGTAACATCGACACGCAGCGCCTTAAATAGCCCGTAAATAGCGCCAAGTAGCACGATCGCAAATGGCAGTGCTGTGGTGATAGTAAGCGCTTGAAGTGAGGCAAGTCCGCCAGCTAGCATCAAAAATGCCGCCACGATGCCCACTGCAACGCCCCAAAAGACCTTTTGCCAAACTGGTGTATCGTCCTTACCGTTTGAGCAAAGCATGTTCATAACGATCGCTGCAGAGTCAGCTGAAGTGACGAAAAATATGACGATCATAAAGACTGCGATCACGCTTAGCACGCCTGAGAAGCTAAATTTTTCTAAAAACATAAATAGCGCTGAGGCTGAGTCAGAATTTACAGTCGTTGCTAGCTGGCTAAAGCCATTTTGCACGAGTGAGATCGCTGAGTTGCCAAAGAAGCTCATCCAAGCAAAAGTAAAGCCAGTCGGTACTAAAAGCACGCCTATGACGAATTCTCTTATCGTCCTGCCCTTTGAAATTTTGGCGATAAACAGCCCCACAAACGGCGACCAAGAGAGCCACCAAGACCAGTATAGCAGCGTCCAGCCGCCAAGCCAGCTATCATTTTGCTTCTCGTAGGCGTAAAGGTTAAATGTGTTTGAAATGAGCGTAGAGACGTAGTCGCCGCTGTTTTGCACAAACGACTTTAAAAGTTGTGTCGTATCGCCCAAAAATAGTATCAAAAACATAAAACATATAGCTAGCGCGATGTTTGCGTTTGATAAGATTTTGATGCCCTTATCCACGCCACTTGCCGCTGATATGGTTGCAGCCAAGCAAAGCACTATTAAAAGCGTGATGTGCATGGTCGGCAGCCCAAAAACGTGTGTAAGACCCGCATTTACCTGAAGTACACCATATCCAAGCGAGGTCGCCACACCAAAAAGTGTCGCCACAACGGCAAATGTGTCAATAGCATTGCCTATCTTGCCATAAATTTTATCGCCAATTATTGGATAAAACGCCGATCTAAGCGTGAGTGGCAAGCCGTGCCTATACGAGAAAAAAGCAAGTATTAACGCCACGATAGCATAAACCGACCATGCGCCCATGCCCCAGTGAAAAAAGGTGATATTCATCGCAAGCTTTTGCGCTGCGATAGTTTGCGCGTCGCCAACTGGTGGGTTTAGATAGTGCATGAGCGGCTCAGCCACACCAAAAAATACTAGCCCGATGCCCATGCCAGCAGCAAACAGCATAGAAAACCACGAGATATTTTTGTGCTCTGGCTTTACATGGTCAGCTCCAAGCTTGATCTCGCCAAGCTTACTAAAGCCAAGGATGATGACGCTAAGAAGTATGACGGCAACAGCAAGGATGTAAAACCAGCCAAATTTGGCCGCGATGTAGTTTTGCATACCTTTAAAAAACTCATTTGAGAAATTTGGGAATATCGCTGCAAATGCCGTTATTAAAACTATGATAACAAGCGATGGGATAAATACTGAATTGTTAAATTTTGACCTTTGAAATTTAAACATTTTTCTCCTTTTTTGTAAATTTCAGCTTCATTTCAAAATAACAAAAAAGAGTAAATGGGTCAAATTTTCTCTTTAAATTTTTATGAAATTTTAAGCTTTAGCCACCAAAAATAGCCACTTTGAAATTTATCTCAAGTCGCTTTTATCTCTCTTTGGTTTTGCAAGAGTTATTAGCACTATGACGACAAAAGCAATACCAAATGTGATATACAAAATGATCTTTGGCGAGTCATACTCTATCCTCGACCTTGCGACCTCTTCGCCGCTTGCCTCCACTAGCTCGCCGCGCTTTATCATCTGACTGATATCTTTTGCGCTAAGCTCTTTAGACGCTCTTGTTAAAATTTCAATTACGCTAAGATCAGCCACCTCATAAACGCTATGTCTAATACCATAAAATGGCTTTATACTGCTAAAAAAATAGACCTTATCGCCGTTTGCATAGACTGCGCCATACTCGCCATCTTTTACCAGCCCTATCTTGCGCCAAGATGAGCTTGGGGCAAATTTATATAAAGAGACGGTTTGTGCCACTAAGTGCCTGCCGTGCTTTGAGCGTTGCCACTCTTCGCCTTGCTGTAAAAAATACGCTGAACTCTCATCTACAAAAACGTCAGCATAGAGCCTTTTTAGCTCGCCTTTTAGCTGGTAGTCTGAAATTTTAGCTTGCTCGTTTTTACTGCCATCCCAAAAGTAAATTCCATCTTTGCTTGCAAAAAGAGGCCAAAAAGAGTGCACGTTATCCACGCTATAAATGGCGCTATAAGGCATATTTTGAGCGCTAAATTTGAACTCATTTGCAAACACCGCACCACTTTTTGGCTCAAAAAGATATTCTATATCGTGCTTAGCATCGTAGCAAATCCGGCGCGTCTCATCTGAGTAGCTTGCATCAAGCCTATAAAAGCCCATAAACAAGCTTTTGCCATCTGTGTAATATCCGCTAGCAGCGCCACTTTCTGTCGTGATGTATCTTAGCTCGCTAGAATCTGCGTCAAGCTTTTCGCCCTTGTAGTAAAGCGTAGCTCCATCTCTTGCAAAGCCAGCGTCAAATATGGGCTCTAAATTTGTGCTTTCAACCCTTTTTGTCCTGTAAAAATAAGGGCTATCATCGTAGCTTTTTATAAAGATGTGAGCAAGGTTTTTCATAATGGCACTAAATTCGCTAAATCCTGGCTCTTTCTCGCTTCTAGTAGCGCAATAATAGCTTATCTTGCCATCACTTATATAGCCATTACCAAGCACTTTTGTGCTTTTTGGATCAAGACCTGGCAAAATTTCTCTAGTGCAATAGACATGATTTTTATCAGCCGCCACATTTGAGTAGTCGTATGCGTGTTTTAGCTTTAAGACCCTAAAACTAGCCTTATGAGCGCCTTTTAGCTCATACTTGCCACTACCTGAAATTTGAACGTAAATTTTACCCTCAGGCGAGCGGTAAAACTCGCTATTATCAATGTTTGCAAAGCTTCTTTGATACTCGCCCTCATGCCATAGATAAAGCATCGCCAAAACAAAAAATAGCGTCAAGATGACTAAAAAATAAACAAACCTAATAGTAATTTTTCTCATTATCTATAATCATCCACCCTTTTTTTAAGCTCGTTTTTTTGCTTTTTGTTTTTAAAAATAGCGCCAACCACCGAGACTATAAACGCAATAGCTAAAAATATCCAGTAGGCATATTTTTGCGAATACTCATCAAAGTCGCTTATCGCATCGATCACCACCTCGCCCTCAGCTGGCACCATAGCGCCTTGATCTACCATTTTTACTATCTCATCTAGTTTTAAATTCTTAACATTTGAGCCATAAGGACGAGTGAGAATTTCAACCACACCAAGGTCGTTTATATCATAAACGCTGCTGTTAAAATGCCAGCCGTAGCCGACGTTATCAAAATAATAGGTCTTATCGTCGTTTGCATAGACCGCTCCGTAGCTATCGTTTCTTACAAAGCCGATCTTTCGCCACTGCTCTTTTGTATCAAGCATTACGATGCAAGTGTGGCGTGAGCTTAGGCTGTGGTTATTTTTTGTGTTATGCCAAATTTCATAGGTTTTTAAAAAATATGTCTTGCCATCACTTATTACCACGTCGCCATATAGCGGCGTTATCTCGCCTTTAAATGGATCATCTCCGTCCCTTACAAACTCGCCCTCATCTATGCTGTTATACCACTGCCACTTTCGCTCCCAGTGATAGATCCCACCTTTACCGCGAAAAAGAGCGTGATAGGCGTGCTTATCTTCTAGGTTAAACAGTGGCTCGTATGGGGCAAATTTTGGGTCAAATTCATGGTCATTTGCATAGACCATGCCGCTACTTGGCTCATAAAGATAGTGAATGCGCCATATCTCGCCGATATCACGCATTTGCGGGCTAAATTTGATCCCTAGTTTTGTGCTGTCATAATAGACATTTTCCCCATCAGTCGTAAAATGCACGCTCTTTCTGCCAGATACCTGCTCGATATAACGCATCTTGCTGGCATTTGCGCCATCTAGCTCTTTACCCTCATGATAGACCTTTACTCCGTCACTCGCGTAGCCAAAGCCCAAGATCGCTGCTAAATTTGCGTTATCAACCTGCCTAAATTTATAGATATGAGTTTGCGCTTTTGGTGTGTTAAACATTTTGTGCGAGAAGATGTCCCAAAACTCTTTAAGTGCGGAAATTTCGAGGTTTGTCTCGCTTACGCTATCGCAAAAATATGTAATCTTGCCGTCACCAAAATAGCCATTGCCAAGCGCTCTAACGCCATTTGGATCAAGCCCACTCATCACGAGGTTACCGCAATATACAGCCTCATCGCTAGCGCCAACGTTTCTGTTGTCGTATTTGCCGGTGTCAATGTATCTAAATTTACTGGCCCTCACGCCTATTAGCTCAAATTTACCGCCACTTGGCACCATGGCATAGACTTTGCCATCTTTGACGTAAAAAAAGCTATTATTTAGCTCTTTACTATCGCCAATGTCGTCATCTAAAATAGTAGTCAAACCAAAGATAAAAAAGTAGGTAGCAAAAAA is a genomic window containing:
- a CDS encoding alanine/glycine:cation symporter family protein, yielding MVLDSFLNFLNGKMDVANDFLYGYFLVIILVATGIYFSYLTRFVQFRMFFEACRVLVEKKDKYNKHHLTPFQALMISTASRVGIGNIAGISAAIAAGGPGALFWMCLMAFLGSASAFIESTLAQIYKTKDVFGFKGGPAYYIKNGLGIKWLASLFAVILIITYAYGFNGLQSYTMTSAFEIYYDKAGSNVSFAQSGLPVGIGLILTAFAAVMFFSKSHIIGKVSSYIVPFMALAYISLALIAIVLNFKEIPDVIKMILENAFDFKAIFGGFAGSVIVIGIKRGLFSNEAGMGSAPNAAAAAHTSHPVKQGLVQAMAVFIDMAICIASGMIVLFSQAYLTKQTGSSGEVLTALPLVQAAMKEYFGEFGVHFTTLAVVLFAITSLIGNYYYAQANMKFLTKNHKLTLLFKITAVVMIFIGAQMNLKLAWNIADITMAAMATINIIAIFLLSKVVIIAVKDYEAQRKAGINPEFDPESLGIKNTSCWNKN
- a CDS encoding DKNYY domain-containing protein: MRKITIRFVYFLVILTLFFVLAMLYLWHEGEYQRSFANIDNSEFYRSPEGKIYVQISGSGKYELKGAHKASFRVLKLKHAYDYSNVAADKNHVYCTREILPGLDPKSTKVLGNGYISDGKISYYCATRSEKEPGFSEFSAIMKNLAHIFIKSYDDSPYFYRTKRVESTNLEPIFDAGFARDGATLYYKGEKLDADSSELRYITTESGAASGYYTDGKSLFMGFYRLDASYSDETRRICYDAKHDIEYLFEPKSGAVFANEFKFSAQNMPYSAIYSVDNVHSFWPLFASKDGIYFWDGSKNEQAKISDYQLKGELKRLYADVFVDESSAYFLQQGEEWQRSKHGRHLVAQTVSLYKFAPSSSWRKIGLVKDGEYGAVYANGDKVYFFSSIKPFYGIRHSVYEVADLSVIEILTRASKELSAKDISQMIKRGELVEASGEEVARSRIEYDSPKIILYITFGIAFVVIVLITLAKPKRDKSDLR
- the modD gene encoding ModD protein — encoded protein: MILSDAEILSYINEDIPYFDLTTSLQNIDKKALLEIYSRDEICASCVDVAASVARLLGCESKIFVQNSQICKAGDVIIKIYGNYENVHKAWKLAQVVLEYASAIATYTNKMVNATKCVNEKCEILATRKSFPFAKKFCVKAVLEGGGGIHRLGLSDSILFFKNHMKAYGSFDKFLSHLPEFKAKMAERKVCIEAENLDEVSKLLKANCDVVQCDKFSPELIENVLSLRDEISPNTIILAAGGINLSNAKDYANADAIVTSAMYSKGVADISTRLEIL
- a CDS encoding BCCT family transporter, which produces MFKFQRSKFNNSVFIPSLVIIVLITAFAAIFPNFSNEFFKGMQNYIAAKFGWFYILAVAVILLSVIILGFSKLGEIKLGADHVKPEHKNISWFSMLFAAGMGIGLVFFGVAEPLMHYLNPPVGDAQTIAAQKLAMNITFFHWGMGAWSVYAIVALILAFFSYRHGLPLTLRSAFYPIIGDKIYGKIGNAIDTFAVVATLFGVATSLGYGVLQVNAGLTHVFGLPTMHITLLIVLCLAATISAASGVDKGIKILSNANIALAICFMFLILFLGDTTQLLKSFVQNSGDYVSTLISNTFNLYAYEKQNDSWLGGWTLLYWSWWLSWSPFVGLFIAKISKGRTIREFVIGVLLVPTGFTFAWMSFFGNSAISLVQNGFSQLATTVNSDSASALFMFLEKFSFSGVLSVIAVFMIVIFFVTSADSAAIVMNMLCSNGKDDTPVWQKVFWGVAVGIVAAFLMLAGGLASLQALTITTALPFAIVLLGAIYGLFKALRVDVTKKETNNFSNMPLSDLSKPWQERLSAIITLPGKKDGKKFLNEVVLKAFNELKEEFAKNGLEAKVTNGENFVNLNVGLGDEMDFRYGVYLTKSQSPDYTRELDGDDLYYRAEVYLKEGGQDYDVLGWSEATLINDVIEQYRKHMQFLHVVRE
- a CDS encoding DKNYY domain-containing protein, whose protein sequence is MLKKHPLISVIIAIVVIFFATYFFIFGLTTILDDDIGDSKELNNSFFYVKDGKVYAMVPSGGKFELIGVRASKFRYIDTGKYDNRNVGASDEAVYCGNLVMSGLDPNGVRALGNGYFGDGKITYFCDSVSETNLEISALKEFWDIFSHKMFNTPKAQTHIYKFRQVDNANLAAILGFGYASDGVKVYHEGKELDGANASKMRYIEQVSGRKSVHFTTDGENVYYDSTKLGIKFSPQMRDIGEIWRIHYLYEPSSGMVYANDHEFDPKFAPYEPLFNLEDKHAYHALFRGKGGIYHWERKWQWYNSIDEGEFVRDGDDPFKGEITPLYGDVVISDGKTYFLKTYEIWHNTKNNHSLSSRHTCIVMLDTKEQWRKIGFVRNDSYGAVYANDDKTYYFDNVGYGWHFNSSVYDINDLGVVEILTRPYGSNVKNLKLDEIVKMVDQGAMVPAEGEVVIDAISDFDEYSQKYAYWIFLAIAFIVSVVGAIFKNKKQKNELKKRVDDYR
- a CDS encoding helicase, with amino-acid sequence MKNDTKISGKLLDINTHRKVAKVGMGVTLATVCLTALCMNGRGMKKLHTVSGIAFTCFALYHAGLYDNGIFKKMIIKAKNEAKKA